The following are from one region of the Halalkalicoccus sp. NIPERK01 genome:
- a CDS encoding GTP-binding protein → MSDKPHQNLAIIGHVDHGKSTLVGRLLYETGSVPEHVIEQHREEAEEKGKGGFEFAYVMDNLAEER, encoded by the coding sequence ATGAGCGACAAACCACACCAGAACCTGGCCATCATCGGCCACGTCGACCACGGCAAGAGCACGCTCGTCGGGCGACTGCTCTACGAGACCGGGAGCGTCCCGGAGCACGTCATCGAACAGCACCGCGAGGAGGCAGAGGAGAAGGGCAAGGGCGGCTTCGAGTTCGCCTACGTCATGGACAACCTCGCCGAGGAGCGA